A stretch of the Marivirga tractuosa DSM 4126 genome encodes the following:
- a CDS encoding cob(I)yrinic acid a,c-diamide adenosyltransferase has product MKIYTKGGDKGKTSLLGGSRVSKAHLRIDAYGNVDELNSWMGVLRDHKENTSRNLLFIEIQDRLFTIGSQLAKEPGESKFPIPDISESDVERLEATIDEMNENLPPMKNFILPGGHQLVSFTHVTRTVCRRAERGVVALKEHEEVNDLIITYLNRLSDYLFMLSRKLTQELNASEVPWVPKK; this is encoded by the coding sequence ATGAAAATATATACCAAAGGCGGAGACAAAGGCAAAACCTCTTTATTAGGTGGTTCACGGGTTTCAAAAGCGCATTTACGCATAGATGCTTACGGTAATGTGGATGAGCTGAATTCTTGGATGGGCGTTTTGCGCGATCATAAAGAAAACACGTCCCGCAACCTACTTTTTATTGAAATTCAGGATCGCTTATTTACCATTGGTTCGCAATTGGCGAAAGAGCCGGGCGAAAGTAAATTTCCTATTCCCGACATCTCAGAATCAGATGTGGAGCGATTAGAAGCTACTATAGATGAAATGAATGAGAATTTACCCCCTATGAAAAATTTCATTTTGCCGGGCGGTCATCAGTTGGTTTCTTTTACGCATGTGACGCGCACCGTCTGCAGGCGTGCCGAAAGGGGAGTGGTGGCATTGAAAGAACATGAAGAAGTCAATGATTTGATAATCACTTATTTAAATCGTTTGTCCGACTACCTGTTTATGCTTTCACGCAAATTAACGCAGGAATTGAATGCTAGTGAAGTGCCTTGGGTACCAAAAAAGTAA
- a CDS encoding SprT-like domain-containing protein, with amino-acid sequence MKPNFPKHSCVYKSIKIQKPYKFASLNLIFFLAFLFSCQEQEVEAVYPEEAAINGYIGLQDSEKLNEAFMQAKEFVNRPNRRTNFPFQFSWDMVDHSRVLQIVQNGNGNYSNYTFSIEQKDESNFLNLVLKEQADGFYGALFEYHYLTDANGTLVNTIERINKYSLDGRLISQYNTDSNNGNTNRLLTETCYKASVEWLAFDGSPCDPFEFEEEDDGCWETVVLTPVSCIQSDPHGGGNDDGTNEDVDDWGTPLPDPEIGGGTSPGGSSSGEPSSPEDDGGSPSAPGEAQDELIGLEPPLNGPSPLPQCGDGEVRVDGVCIDEELLLAELWEQENIELSEEFENNPCAKGVYDDLMENNIAFDVLSDFFGDNPKANLEIDLVEEIPTEDGFANGKTYAPSNGIIKIELSKSYIDAGRSNLEIARTLCHEFIHAELYYKYTYLDKSEFYDLFREYTRAEIGTTQHNLMVQFYLDKLSYMMSQFDSNINGVNFHTLYESGAWLGLEETDLWEDKTEEEKAEIENDQSILYNNRERCQ; translated from the coding sequence ATGAAACCAAATTTCCCCAAACACAGCTGTGTTTACAAGTCAATCAAAATTCAGAAACCTTACAAATTTGCTTCACTAAACCTAATTTTCTTTTTGGCTTTTCTGTTCTCTTGCCAAGAGCAAGAGGTTGAAGCTGTTTATCCTGAAGAAGCCGCAATAAATGGCTATATTGGTCTACAAGATTCAGAAAAGCTAAATGAAGCCTTCATGCAAGCAAAAGAGTTTGTGAACCGACCTAATCGTAGAACTAACTTTCCATTTCAATTTAGTTGGGATATGGTAGATCACAGCCGTGTACTCCAAATTGTTCAAAACGGAAATGGTAATTATTCCAATTATACCTTTTCGATAGAACAAAAAGATGAAAGCAACTTTCTTAATTTAGTTTTAAAAGAGCAGGCTGATGGATTTTACGGGGCTCTATTTGAATATCACTACCTTACTGATGCTAACGGAACCCTTGTTAATACTATAGAACGAATCAATAAGTATAGTCTTGACGGTAGGCTAATAAGTCAATATAATACTGATAGTAATAATGGTAATACAAATAGATTGCTCACAGAAACTTGCTATAAAGCTAGCGTGGAGTGGTTGGCTTTTGATGGCTCTCCGTGTGATCCTTTCGAATTTGAAGAAGAAGATGATGGGTGCTGGGAAACAGTGGTACTTACTCCTGTTAGCTGCATTCAATCTGACCCTCATGGTGGTGGCAATGATGATGGAACAAATGAAGATGTTGACGATTGGGGTACCCCATTACCCGATCCCGAAATAGGAGGTGGTACTAGTCCAGGAGGAAGTAGTTCTGGCGAACCTAGTTCACCAGAAGATGATGGTGGCAGTCCTTCAGCCCCAGGAGAAGCACAGGACGAACTAATAGGATTAGAGCCTCCCCTTAACGGACCGTCACCATTGCCACAGTGCGGTGATGGAGAAGTAAGGGTTGATGGAGTATGTATTGATGAAGAGCTTTTGTTAGCAGAGTTATGGGAACAAGAAAATATTGAGCTTTCAGAAGAATTTGAGAATAACCCTTGTGCAAAAGGCGTTTATGATGATTTGATGGAGAATAATATTGCGTTTGATGTGCTAAGTGATTTTTTTGGTGATAACCCAAAGGCTAATTTGGAAATAGATTTAGTAGAAGAAATACCAACTGAGGATGGTTTTGCAAATGGAAAAACTTATGCACCTTCGAATGGAATTATTAAAATTGAATTAAGTAAATCATATATTGATGCAGGTAGGTCGAATCTTGAAATTGCTAGGACTTTATGTCATGAATTTATACATGCAGAACTTTACTATAAATATACATATCTTGATAAATCTGAATTCTATGATTTATTTAGAGAATATACTAGAGCAGAAATAGGTACTACGCAACATAATTTAATGGTGCAGTTTTATTTAGATAAACTTTCGTATATGATGAGTCAATTTGATTCTAATATAAATGGAGTCAATTTCCATACTCTTTATGAATCGGGTGCATGGTTGGGATTGGAGGAAACAGATCTTTGGGAGGATAAGACTGAGGAAGAGAAAGCCGAAATAGAAAATGATCAATCAATTTTATATAATAATAGAGAAAGATGTCAGTAA
- a CDS encoding sterol desaturase family protein, whose translation MMDKPQQLFDYFALAMMHVGMRYFIVAGSAFILLYVLFRKAMNNRKIQSKFPQITDYGRDFFYSIITIFIFSLVAVLTLRTFADYTLIYYEISDMPVWYYWSSILLMFVLHDFYFYWIHRMMHLPKFYRHFHKVHHTSTNPSPWTAYSFHPLEAILEAGIIPLIAITIPAHRSAIVIFFIFQIIYNVYGHTGYELYPKNFHRTWIGRYINTSVAHNMHHKKFHGNFGLYTLIWDRVFGTLRKDYNEDYEKATEKKGVIHSR comes from the coding sequence ATGATGGACAAACCGCAACAGCTATTTGATTATTTTGCTTTAGCCATGATGCATGTCGGAATGCGTTATTTTATCGTGGCTGGCTCTGCATTTATCCTTTTGTATGTCCTTTTTAGGAAAGCGATGAACAATAGAAAAATTCAGTCCAAATTTCCACAAATTACTGACTATGGAAGGGATTTTTTCTATTCCATAATTACCATTTTCATCTTCAGTCTGGTAGCTGTTCTCACTTTAAGAACTTTTGCGGATTATACATTAATCTATTATGAAATCAGTGATATGCCCGTATGGTACTATTGGAGTTCTATACTACTTATGTTTGTATTACATGATTTCTATTTCTATTGGATTCATCGAATGATGCATCTACCTAAATTTTATAGACATTTCCATAAAGTGCACCATACTTCCACTAATCCTTCTCCTTGGACTGCTTATTCCTTTCATCCATTAGAAGCCATTTTGGAAGCTGGCATTATTCCCTTGATTGCCATTACAATTCCAGCTCATAGAAGTGCAATTGTAATATTCTTTATTTTTCAGATCATTTATAATGTATACGGCCATACTGGTTATGAGCTTTATCCAAAGAATTTCCACAGAACATGGATTGGCAGGTATATTAATACCTCAGTTGCGCACAATATGCATCATAAGAAATTCCATGGCAATTTTGGGTTGTATACTTTGATTTGGGATAGAGTGTTTGGTACGCTTAGAAAAGATTATAATGAGGATTATGAAAAGGCAACTGAAAAGAAAGGTGTTATTCACTCCCGCTAG
- a CDS encoding DUF779 domain-containing protein: protein MERVSISDRAIETIDKLRDRFGDLMFHQSGGCCDGSSPMCFEKGDFKVGGGDVWLGQVYGCDFFMSKDQFEYWKHTHLTLDVTEGRGSSFSLEIPMGIRFMIRSRIFTMEEIENLEPTMTGEEYLEADIN from the coding sequence ATGGAAAGAGTATCAATAAGCGACAGAGCAATTGAAACAATAGATAAACTGAGGGATAGATTTGGAGATTTGATGTTTCACCAGAGTGGAGGCTGTTGTGATGGCTCATCTCCTATGTGTTTTGAAAAAGGAGACTTCAAAGTAGGAGGAGGAGATGTTTGGTTGGGACAAGTTTACGGATGCGATTTCTTTATGAGCAAAGACCAATTTGAATATTGGAAACATACCCATCTTACATTAGATGTAACCGAAGGAAGAGGCTCAAGCTTTTCATTGGAAATTCCTATGGGGATTCGGTTTATGATTCGCTCTCGTATTTTCACCATGGAAGAAATCGAGAACTTGGAACCCACCATGACGGGGGAAGAGTATTTGGAGGCAGATATTAATTAG
- a CDS encoding aldehyde dehydrogenase family protein, which translates to METLERTQKTVERPTFKAQYDHFIGGQWVKPAKGEYFDNISPVDGQAFTKAARGTKEDVDRAIDAAHKAFETWSKTSAAARANVLLKIADIIEENLELLARVETIDNGKALRECRAADLPLCVDHFRYFAGAIRADESSISEHDEHTVSINLQEPLGVVGQIIPWNFPLLMATWKIAPALAAGCCTVVKPAEQTPTSLMVLMELIQDVVPAGVLNVVTGFGPEAGKPLAQSDRIAKVAFTGETTTGRLIMQYASENLIPVTMELGGKSPNIFMKSVMDKDDEFLDKCIEGAVMFALNQGEVCTCPSRILVHEDIADEFLKRVVERTKAIKMGHPLAEDTMMGAQASNDQFEKILSYLDIGKQEGAVVLCGGAKAGLNSGLENGYYIQPTIFKGHNKMRVFQEEIFGPVTSVCTFKTVEEAIEIANDTMYGLGAGLWSRDAHELYQVPRAIKAGRVWVNNYHAYPAHAPFGGYKKSGFGRENHKMMLDHYRQTKNMLISYDKNKLGFF; encoded by the coding sequence ATGGAAACTTTAGAAAGAACTCAAAAAACAGTTGAACGTCCTACCTTCAAGGCGCAATACGACCACTTTATTGGTGGTCAATGGGTGAAACCCGCAAAAGGAGAATATTTTGATAACATAAGCCCAGTTGATGGACAAGCTTTCACTAAAGCTGCAAGAGGAACAAAAGAAGATGTAGATAGAGCGATAGATGCAGCCCATAAAGCATTTGAAACCTGGTCTAAAACTTCTGCGGCAGCCCGTGCAAATGTACTCTTAAAGATTGCCGATATTATTGAGGAAAATCTTGAGTTGTTGGCAAGAGTCGAAACCATTGACAATGGTAAAGCATTAAGAGAGTGCAGAGCAGCTGATTTACCGCTTTGTGTAGATCACTTTAGATATTTTGCAGGAGCCATCAGGGCGGATGAAAGCAGCATTTCTGAGCATGATGAGCACACTGTAAGTATTAATTTACAAGAGCCTTTAGGGGTTGTAGGTCAAATTATCCCATGGAATTTCCCTTTATTAATGGCGACTTGGAAGATTGCTCCGGCTTTGGCAGCAGGTTGCTGTACGGTGGTTAAACCAGCAGAACAAACGCCAACTTCTCTTATGGTTTTGATGGAATTGATTCAGGATGTTGTCCCAGCTGGTGTATTGAATGTTGTAACAGGATTCGGTCCTGAAGCAGGGAAACCATTAGCTCAATCCGATAGGATAGCAAAAGTGGCTTTCACAGGAGAAACCACTACTGGTCGTCTAATTATGCAATATGCATCTGAGAACCTTATTCCCGTGACCATGGAATTGGGAGGTAAATCTCCTAACATTTTTATGAAGTCTGTAATGGATAAAGATGATGAATTCCTGGATAAATGTATTGAAGGAGCCGTGATGTTTGCTCTAAATCAAGGGGAGGTTTGTACTTGTCCGTCTAGAATATTGGTGCATGAAGACATAGCCGATGAGTTTCTGAAAAGAGTAGTGGAGCGTACGAAAGCCATTAAAATGGGACATCCTTTAGCCGAAGACACCATGATGGGTGCCCAGGCTTCTAATGACCAATTTGAGAAGATCCTTTCTTATCTGGATATCGGAAAGCAAGAAGGAGCAGTAGTGCTTTGCGGAGGCGCTAAAGCAGGATTAAATTCTGGATTGGAAAATGGGTATTACATCCAGCCGACCATCTTCAAAGGGCATAACAAAATGCGCGTATTCCAGGAAGAGATTTTCGGGCCCGTAACTTCGGTTTGTACTTTCAAAACAGTGGAAGAAGCGATCGAAATAGCAAATGATACGATGTACGGATTGGGTGCTGGATTATGGAGTAGAGATGCTCATGAACTGTATCAAGTGCCAAGAGCCATCAAAGCGGGTCGTGTTTGGGTGAATAACTATCATGCTTATCCTGCTCATGCACCATTTGGAGGCTATAAGAAATCAGGTTTCGGTAGAGAAAACCACAAAATGATGTTGGATCACTACCGTCAAACCAAAAATATGTTGATTTCTTATGATAAGAATAAATTAGGTTTCTTTTAG
- a CDS encoding AraC family transcriptional regulator, with amino-acid sequence MNNAIRPYQVPVGNENSLFTLVENRTAYTYDSCELNVFETHQQAKDVKLVFNDFVFTSMLRGKKVMHLENKEAFDYLPGESVIVGPNEVMEIDFPEAKKGQPTQCIALAISQQLIDFTLDMLNEKHPKVIEQDQWKIDPSIHHIINNQELINTVDRIIKISRTEDSSTKDLYVDLAMKEMIIRLMQTQARHVFTSSPKTLASHHPLAYAIHIIQNKINEKIDFDRLANAACMSRATFFKKFKEAFGFTPGQYVLSERIKLAKKWLKKPNCSISEACYNSGFENLSHFTSTFKKEEGVSPSGYKKNYQGNGSFLN; translated from the coding sequence ATGAACAACGCTATCCGTCCATACCAAGTCCCTGTAGGAAATGAAAATTCGCTGTTCACTTTAGTGGAGAATCGAACTGCCTATACTTATGATAGTTGCGAACTGAATGTTTTTGAAACTCATCAACAGGCAAAGGATGTGAAATTGGTTTTCAACGATTTTGTTTTTACTTCTATGCTAAGAGGCAAAAAGGTGATGCACTTAGAAAATAAGGAGGCCTTTGATTATTTACCTGGGGAATCCGTAATTGTCGGCCCTAATGAGGTAATGGAAATAGATTTCCCTGAAGCAAAAAAGGGACAGCCCACTCAATGTATTGCATTAGCAATTTCCCAACAATTGATTGATTTCACTTTGGATATGCTGAATGAAAAGCATCCGAAAGTGATAGAGCAAGATCAATGGAAAATTGACCCTAGCATACATCATATCATCAATAATCAGGAGTTGATTAATACGGTCGATAGAATCATTAAAATCTCCAGAACAGAAGATAGCAGCACCAAGGATTTATATGTTGATTTGGCGATGAAGGAAATGATTATTCGCTTGATGCAAACTCAAGCAAGGCATGTTTTTACTTCCTCACCCAAAACTTTAGCTTCCCACCATCCCTTGGCTTATGCCATTCACATTATTCAGAATAAAATTAATGAGAAAATTGATTTTGACCGCTTGGCTAATGCTGCTTGCATGAGCAGGGCGACTTTCTTTAAGAAATTCAAAGAAGCATTTGGTTTTACTCCAGGACAATATGTGCTTTCGGAAAGAATAAAATTGGCTAAAAAATGGTTAAAGAAACCCAATTGTAGTATTTCTGAGGCTTGCTATAATTCCGGTTTTGAGAACCTCTCGCATTTTACAAGTACTTTTAAGAAAGAAGAAGGAGTTTCACCCTCAGGATATAAGAAGAATTATCAAGGGAATGGTTCATTCTTGAATTAA
- a CDS encoding glutaminase: protein MEDYNRILDDILHTVNSVDTPGNVASYIPELAKIDPFKFGVSLQFVNGETYNAGDYDERFSIQSISKVFTLSMAIQCIGDKVWDRVDVEPSGDPFNSLVQLEHEEGIPRNPFINSGAIVICDILLSELENPKDDYLQFMHDLQGSDKIQYNEEVFKSEKSMGYRNVAMANFIKSFKNIHNKPEDVLDFYFYTCSLDMSCVELAWCFQLFAQHGKCAPDGTLFLEPNQIKRINALMLTCGFYDESGEFAFRVGLPGKSGVGGGIAAVLPGEFSIAVWSPKLNEKGNSAKGMHALELFTTHTEKSIF, encoded by the coding sequence TTGGAAGACTACAACAGAATACTCGATGATATTTTACATACGGTTAATTCAGTAGATACACCAGGAAATGTAGCTTCGTACATTCCCGAATTAGCAAAAATTGATCCTTTCAAATTTGGTGTCTCTCTGCAATTTGTAAATGGAGAAACCTACAATGCTGGAGATTATGACGAACGATTTTCCATTCAGAGTATTTCAAAAGTCTTCACCTTGAGTATGGCCATTCAGTGCATTGGCGACAAAGTCTGGGATCGAGTGGATGTGGAGCCATCTGGAGATCCATTTAATTCATTGGTTCAATTGGAACATGAAGAAGGTATTCCAAGAAATCCATTTATCAATTCAGGAGCCATCGTGATTTGTGATATTCTACTTTCAGAACTGGAGAATCCGAAAGATGATTATTTGCAATTCATGCACGATCTTCAAGGCTCAGATAAAATACAGTACAATGAAGAAGTTTTTAAATCAGAGAAAAGCATGGGCTATAGAAATGTGGCCATGGCTAACTTTATCAAAAGCTTTAAGAACATCCACAACAAGCCAGAAGATGTGCTGGATTTCTATTTCTACACTTGTTCTTTAGATATGAGCTGCGTTGAACTAGCTTGGTGTTTTCAATTATTCGCACAACATGGAAAATGCGCTCCTGATGGCACCTTGTTTCTGGAACCCAATCAAATCAAAAGGATCAATGCGCTTATGCTGACATGTGGATTCTATGATGAATCTGGTGAATTTGCATTTCGTGTTGGTTTGCCTGGTAAAAGTGGTGTGGGCGGTGGTATTGCTGCTGTCTTGCCAGGAGAGTTCAGTATAGCTGTTTGGAGTCCGAAATTGAATGAAAAGGGAAATTCTGCTAAAGGCATGCATGCATTGGAATTGTTTACCACGCATACAGAAAAGTCCATTTTTTAA
- a CDS encoding MFS transporter codes for MAKLKEQFYDFLIEEDELRACKAIPDDACTNVPKNFTLNIANGTLSKLAEKIISPNLTLAWIMDFFGASSAVIGALVPIKDAGSLLPQLAVSGKIRSFSIHKNFWAISALMQGLCWLAAAGHIFFGDEETFPIAMLVLLAIFSVASGVASVAYKDVIGKTIPKSTRGQMLSYRSTFGGILSLIAGVVLVFFIQGQADKSIYGFMFLFASGLWFIASILFFMIEEEKGATKGGRTPFEEVKAGIKLIKEEANFRNFLFTRALLMAVPLLQPFYVLVAKDIDNTSWSLLGYLIIVNGLANVLSSPFWGKVADQSATRLMRISSFIAIGGAVFALLFYYASDWNLGFYAFLPVFFINGIAYSGARLSRKTYLVDYAPDDNKATYVSVANTFIGLFTLVAAGFGVIAQLFGLPAQIIFFMSLLVLAIVLSFRLKRV; via the coding sequence ATGGCTAAATTAAAGGAGCAATTTTATGATTTTTTGATAGAAGAAGATGAACTGCGTGCATGCAAAGCAATTCCAGATGATGCTTGCACTAATGTTCCCAAGAATTTTACGCTCAATATTGCCAATGGTACACTAAGCAAATTGGCAGAAAAGATCATCAGTCCAAATCTAACTTTAGCTTGGATTATGGACTTCTTCGGTGCTTCCTCAGCTGTGATTGGTGCTTTGGTTCCTATTAAAGATGCAGGCTCATTATTACCTCAGCTAGCGGTTTCGGGAAAAATCCGATCTTTTTCAATACATAAAAATTTCTGGGCAATCAGTGCCTTAATGCAAGGTTTATGTTGGTTGGCTGCAGCTGGTCACATTTTCTTTGGTGATGAGGAAACCTTTCCGATAGCAATGCTAGTGCTACTTGCGATTTTTAGTGTGGCAAGCGGTGTAGCTTCTGTTGCTTACAAAGACGTGATTGGAAAAACCATTCCCAAAAGTACTCGCGGACAAATGTTGAGCTACCGTTCTACCTTTGGAGGGATTTTGAGCTTGATAGCAGGCGTTGTTTTGGTATTCTTTATTCAGGGGCAGGCTGACAAGTCCATTTATGGGTTTATGTTTCTCTTCGCTTCTGGTTTGTGGTTTATAGCCTCTATTTTGTTTTTCATGATAGAAGAAGAGAAAGGAGCAACAAAAGGTGGTAGAACTCCATTTGAAGAAGTTAAGGCAGGGATTAAGCTGATAAAAGAAGAAGCAAATTTCAGAAATTTCCTTTTTACTAGGGCATTATTAATGGCGGTTCCACTCCTCCAGCCATTTTATGTTCTGGTTGCTAAAGATATTGATAATACTAGCTGGAGTTTGCTTGGATATTTAATTATTGTAAACGGACTTGCAAATGTTTTAAGCAGTCCTTTTTGGGGTAAAGTTGCTGATCAATCCGCAACTCGACTGATGAGAATATCTTCCTTTATAGCAATAGGAGGAGCTGTTTTTGCATTGCTGTTTTACTATGCCTCTGACTGGAATCTAGGCTTCTATGCTTTTTTACCCGTATTTTTTATCAATGGCATTGCGTATAGCGGAGCAAGATTAAGTCGAAAGACTTATTTGGTAGATTATGCTCCTGATGACAATAAGGCTACCTATGTTTCAGTAGCGAATACTTTCATTGGTTTATTCACATTGGTGGCAGCCGGTTTTGGGGTAATAGCTCAGTTATTTGGTTTACCAGCTCAGATCATCTTTTTTATGAGTTTGCTGGTTTTGGCAATCGTATTGAGTTTTAGGTTGAAGAGGGTTTGA
- a CDS encoding cupredoxin domain-containing protein — MDNLRKILFLIPIAFLSFSCEEEVDDMVDDNDDDDDNSVNIVEMTIDNSGASAYFVSEINGNEEVTTTNEDNSTWELTVGTRYVLTVTGASSHPFALRDSENNILLSMNSVDGSFEEDSDVDFQASGTSFNFTLTQALAGELDNYVCTVHLGMTGSITVN; from the coding sequence ATGGATAATTTAAGAAAAATTCTATTTCTCATTCCAATTGCTTTTTTATCGTTTTCTTGTGAAGAGGAAGTTGATGATATGGTAGATGATAATGATGACGATGATGATAATTCAGTCAATATTGTTGAAATGACAATAGATAATTCTGGTGCTTCGGCTTATTTCGTTTCTGAAATTAATGGAAATGAAGAGGTGACTACTACCAATGAAGATAATAGTACATGGGAATTAACTGTTGGAACTCGTTATGTGTTAACAGTTACTGGAGCTAGCTCTCATCCATTTGCACTTAGAGATAGTGAGAATAATATTCTGTTAAGTATGAATAGTGTTGACGGAAGTTTTGAAGAAGACTCAGATGTTGATTTTCAAGCTAGCGGTACTAGCTTTAATTTTACTTTAACACAAGCATTGGCAGGTGAACTCGATAATTACGTTTGTACTGTACATCTTGGAATGACAGGAAGTATTACGGTTAACTAA
- a CDS encoding MbnP family protein, with protein sequence MKTIKAFLFIVPFALLSCKDDDFIGAPLDINFYHKAGTADFEYNTLYQNAAGNEFSLRLWRTYISDIRLVNSEGDITAFSDSYHLIEPKEGNKYSLRLPSVSQDSYTEIRFNIGIREDTNLSESLSGDLDPSNNMAWNWTTGYKFIRMDGEFEDNDGNRRGVVVHVGTENNFKPQSFTFEAPVTVGSSGAEMNFQLDLLEAFQNPNTIDFEVLSDFQFNAEADLIGENYAEGFVKLIE encoded by the coding sequence ATGAAAACAATTAAAGCCTTTTTATTCATAGTCCCATTCGCTTTACTTTCTTGTAAAGATGATGATTTTATTGGTGCACCGCTTGATATTAACTTTTATCATAAAGCTGGAACTGCAGATTTTGAGTATAATACTTTATACCAAAATGCAGCTGGTAATGAGTTTTCTTTACGATTATGGAGAACATACATCAGTGATATTCGATTGGTTAATTCTGAAGGAGATATTACCGCTTTTTCGGACAGCTACCACTTAATTGAGCCTAAAGAAGGTAATAAGTACAGTTTAAGACTCCCATCGGTTTCACAAGATAGCTATACAGAAATCAGGTTTAATATAGGTATTCGTGAAGACACCAATCTTTCCGAATCACTTTCTGGAGATTTGGACCCAAGCAATAATATGGCGTGGAATTGGACTACTGGCTATAAATTTATCAGAATGGACGGTGAATTTGAAGATAATGACGGAAATAGAAGAGGAGTAGTGGTTCATGTGGGCACTGAAAATAATTTCAAACCTCAATCATTTACTTTTGAAGCTCCTGTAACGGTTGGCTCTTCCGGAGCTGAAATGAATTTTCAATTGGATTTATTGGAAGCATTTCAAAACCCCAATACGATAGATTTTGAAGTTTTAAGCGATTTCCAATTCAATGCTGAGGCGGATTTAATAGGGGAGAATTATGCTGAAGGATTTGTGAAATTAATTGAATAA
- a CDS encoding cytochrome-c peroxidase — protein MLFYEKKLSGDNSMSCATCHQQSKAFTDGKAFSPGIDGINGKVSTMSLVNLLWAEKFTWNGQMETVEAQSTEPIRNPIEMHENFDNAIQKLQDAGYNTLFQEAFDTDQITEELIGKALAQFQRALISSNSKYDQYLRGEYEPTQSERRGEQLFFTHPIPGQLRGGNCGDCHLGPLTSGAIDEFQGFHNNGLDNDENMDEGLMAVTGDPKDKGRFKTPSLRNIALTAPYMHDGRFETLKEVIEHYDNGIHQSSTLDVLIIEGSNESQAAGERPQLFLTDQEKEDILAFLHMLTDEEFINNPQFSNPFENENN, from the coding sequence ATGCTTTTTTATGAGAAAAAACTTTCTGGTGATAACAGCATGTCTTGCGCTACTTGCCATCAACAAAGCAAAGCCTTCACTGACGGTAAGGCTTTTAGCCCGGGAATAGACGGCATAAATGGAAAAGTGAGTACTATGTCTTTGGTGAATTTGCTTTGGGCTGAAAAATTTACTTGGAATGGGCAGATGGAAACAGTAGAGGCACAATCAACCGAACCAATTCGTAACCCCATTGAAATGCATGAGAATTTTGATAATGCTATTCAAAAATTACAAGATGCAGGTTATAATACATTATTTCAAGAAGCATTTGACACTGATCAAATCACAGAAGAATTAATTGGAAAAGCATTGGCTCAATTTCAAAGAGCGTTGATATCATCTAATTCTAAATATGATCAATATTTAAGAGGCGAATATGAACCAACTCAATCTGAACGAAGAGGGGAGCAATTGTTTTTTACGCATCCAATTCCTGGTCAGTTGAGAGGTGGTAATTGTGGAGACTGCCATTTGGGGCCACTTACTTCTGGTGCAATTGATGAATTTCAAGGCTTCCATAATAATGGTTTGGATAATGATGAAAATATGGATGAAGGTTTAATGGCAGTGACTGGAGACCCAAAAGATAAAGGTAGATTTAAAACTCCTAGCTTAAGAAATATAGCTTTAACTGCACCATATATGCATGATGGTAGATTTGAAACTTTAAAGGAAGTGATTGAGCATTACGACAATGGAATTCATCAAAGCAGTACATTAGATGTTCTAATTATAGAAGGTAGTAATGAAAGTCAGGCTGCAGGAGAACGACCACAATTATTCCTTACAGATCAGGAAAAAGAAGATATTTTGGCATTTCTACATATGTTAACTGATGAAGAATTTATTAATAATCCTCAATTCTCTAATCCATTTGAAAATGAAAACAATTAA